One part of the Francisella adeliensis genome encodes these proteins:
- a CDS encoding MFS transporter, whose amino-acid sequence MFFKGIKTKNIICAGLATSTEYFDFTLFSLCIIYISQAFFPDTMSSTEQIVSTFGLFATGYVMRPLGGMFFGNLGDKIGRRKILIITVAMMSISMLIVTLTPNYTSGGVLSVLMILFARLIQGFSIGGEYNGVIATLSEQADHTNRASVTSMGTFLEGNGCLFAVVIMVVLTSVYTDKQMHDFGWRIAYGIGVCFSLVALVAQFIQDESKHFEEVKEAGQILETPIFVAIKQYTYQIFIVFCLAGYLGVAYYMIMGFMPTYMEKDLSLNYNTVMWLIAIASFCYAWAAPFWGRLADKIGRKPVLLTNAGLIAILVYPTFMTLTTGNIVLMGVALSLLMVLISGATATFVTLINELFPTNVRFSGVATGYNISNAIFGGTTPLVASLFIFMFGAFGASYYLIVLTIFLFVLLWKMPETKGVDFAKQHQAN is encoded by the coding sequence ATGTTCTTTAAAGGTATCAAAACAAAAAATATAATCTGTGCTGGTTTAGCAACTAGTACTGAGTATTTTGACTTCACTCTTTTTTCATTGTGTATTATTTATATTTCACAAGCTTTTTTTCCAGATACTATGAGCTCAACTGAGCAGATAGTTTCGACATTTGGGTTATTTGCAACAGGGTATGTTATGCGCCCTTTGGGAGGAATGTTTTTTGGAAACCTTGGTGATAAGATAGGCAGAAGAAAAATCCTTATAATAACAGTAGCTATGATGAGTATATCAATGCTTATTGTAACTCTTACCCCAAACTATACTAGTGGAGGAGTTTTATCTGTATTAATGATACTGTTTGCAAGGCTAATACAAGGTTTTTCTATCGGTGGTGAATACAATGGTGTTATAGCGACTCTAAGTGAACAGGCTGACCATACAAATAGGGCAAGTGTAACTTCTATGGGAACTTTCCTTGAAGGTAATGGTTGTTTATTTGCTGTTGTGATAATGGTTGTTTTAACTTCAGTATATACCGATAAACAAATGCATGATTTTGGTTGGAGAATTGCTTATGGAATAGGAGTTTGTTTTTCACTAGTAGCTTTAGTTGCTCAGTTTATTCAGGATGAGTCAAAGCATTTTGAAGAAGTAAAGGAAGCGGGACAAATTCTTGAAACACCAATATTTGTAGCTATAAAACAATATACATATCAGATATTTATAGTTTTTTGTTTGGCAGGCTACTTAGGCGTAGCGTACTATATGATTATGGGCTTTATGCCAACATATATGGAGAAAGATTTATCATTAAACTACAACACAGTTATGTGGTTAATCGCTATAGCATCATTTTGCTATGCGTGGGCAGCCCCTTTTTGGGGACGTCTTGCTGATAAAATTGGACGTAAGCCCGTACTACTTACAAATGCAGGATTGATTGCAATATTGGTGTACCCAACATTTATGACATTGACTACGGGTAATATCGTATTGATGGGGGTAGCATTATCACTACTAATGGTTTTAATATCCGGAGCTACGGCAACTTTTGTTACGCTTATCAATGAACTGTTTCCAACTAATGTACGTTTTAGTGGTGTAGCAACAGGCTATAATATTAGTAATGCAATATTCGGAGGTACAACGCCTCTAGTGGCTAGCTTGTTTATTTTTATGTTTGGCGCATTCGGTGCTAGTTACTATCTGATAGTACTTACCATATTTTTATTTGTTCTGTTATGGAAAATGCCAGAGACTAAAGGTGTTGATTTTGCTAAGCAACATCAAGCCAATTAG
- a CDS encoding ComEC/Rec2 family competence protein: MISLLRAVLFFSLILSITSCDSHQDIESFKYGQNMILNGTVASSPVKEGAQLEFDFYTSRYGKVLLRADKSYSKYIIPANKLQLIAKIIKPHEFDNANAFNYTEFLEHKSIVAVGRVVADSKIDYFGTALSYLPKRLHYNLANYLDNILANYKVKPMMLALLIGEKSFSEQEKQLFIDSGTSHLMVISGLHIGLLVLIAFVIARILWSLFPRLCRKIPAQYIAVIFSIFTAFLYSLIAGFSLPTQRAVIMVLVVGIFWLAKKRVPITRSLVIAFMIIIFMDWRSVYSSSLWLSFSAVFFLAMIAIALQQYKSKLVLNLSAQLYLTVLLIPISVYFFEGFSMVSFIANLVAIPLVSLLIVPLLLLSLVCSFVGISIWFLPGFLLNALMGYLNFLVSNVGLVEYWTYFSFASLIIVLIGISLVILPLGRPLKLLGLALCLVFFQQGENAIDEYDSFDLHVFDSRYNIVLIQDDDQNLLYLPTEALTDSYTLENIIQGYLTYHNIKQIDNLVISGKAKEKVSLELLKNIIPIESVISNIDFANRDKSCSYGENFSLGKSELRFLGLENSCNISIISHNNETLVLSDMKKSQQLKFKALYMRMLQPKIFVSSLDMSKAFLVGLKPDYYIYNGNKAMDNRYFKILKGESVKVFDTYNNGAISLRYNDTGHMSLESELKEY, translated from the coding sequence ATGATTTCTTTACTTCGAGCAGTTTTATTCTTCAGTTTAATTTTAAGCATTACATCATGTGATTCTCATCAAGACATTGAGTCCTTTAAATATGGGCAAAATATGATTTTAAATGGAACTGTTGCTTCATCACCAGTTAAAGAGGGTGCTCAATTAGAGTTTGATTTTTACACTTCAAGATATGGTAAAGTTTTACTAAGGGCAGATAAGAGTTATTCAAAATATATCATTCCAGCAAATAAGTTACAACTTATAGCTAAAATTATTAAGCCTCATGAATTTGACAATGCGAATGCTTTCAATTATACAGAATTTTTGGAGCATAAGAGTATTGTCGCTGTAGGAAGAGTTGTTGCAGATTCAAAGATAGATTATTTCGGGACAGCTCTTAGCTATCTACCTAAAAGGCTTCATTATAATCTAGCAAATTATCTTGATAATATTTTAGCGAACTATAAAGTAAAACCGATGATGTTAGCTTTACTTATAGGTGAAAAAAGTTTTAGTGAGCAAGAGAAACAGCTTTTTATAGATTCAGGGACTTCACATTTGATGGTAATTTCAGGTTTACATATTGGATTGCTTGTATTGATAGCTTTTGTAATAGCTAGAATTTTATGGTCTTTATTTCCTCGTTTATGTCGTAAGATACCAGCACAATATATAGCTGTTATATTTTCGATATTTACAGCATTCTTATATAGTTTAATAGCAGGTTTTAGCTTACCAACTCAACGAGCTGTAATTATGGTTCTGGTTGTGGGGATATTTTGGCTAGCTAAGAAGAGAGTGCCAATTACTCGCTCATTAGTTATAGCATTTATGATAATTATTTTCATGGATTGGCGAAGCGTCTATAGTAGTAGTTTATGGTTGAGTTTCTCAGCAGTATTCTTCTTGGCGATGATTGCGATAGCACTTCAGCAATATAAATCAAAACTAGTATTAAATCTCTCAGCACAACTTTATTTAACAGTACTTCTTATACCAATTTCAGTGTATTTCTTTGAAGGTTTTTCAATGGTATCATTTATCGCGAACTTAGTGGCAATACCTTTGGTGAGCTTACTTATAGTACCCTTATTGCTATTGAGCTTAGTATGTTCTTTTGTTGGTATAAGCATTTGGTTTTTGCCAGGTTTTTTATTAAATGCTTTAATGGGTTATTTAAACTTTTTGGTAAGCAATGTTGGTTTGGTTGAATATTGGACTTATTTTTCATTCGCTAGCTTGATTATAGTATTGATAGGTATTTCGTTAGTAATATTACCATTAGGAAGGCCATTGAAATTATTAGGCTTGGCGTTGTGTCTGGTGTTTTTTCAACAAGGTGAGAATGCTATAGATGAATATGATAGTTTTGATCTACATGTTTTTGATAGTCGCTATAATATTGTACTTATCCAAGATGATGATCAGAATCTACTTTATTTGCCTACAGAAGCTTTAACAGATAGTTATACCTTAGAAAATATCATACAAGGCTATCTTACATATCATAATATTAAACAAATAGATAATTTAGTAATATCTGGTAAAGCAAAAGAAAAGGTAAGTTTAGAGCTTTTGAAAAATATTATCCCAATTGAAAGTGTTATCTCAAATATAGATTTTGCTAATCGAGATAAATCTTGTAGCTATGGTGAAAATTTCAGTTTAGGGAAATCAGAGCTTAGGTTTCTTGGACTAGAGAATAGTTGTAATATTTCAATTATTTCACATAATAATGAAACTTTGGTTCTTAGTGATATGAAGAAATCTCAGCAATTGAAGTTTAAAGCGTTATATATGAGAATGTTACAGCCAAAGATATTCGTTTCAAGTTTAGACATGTCTAAAGCTTTCTTAGTTGGTTTAAAGCCTGATTACTATATTTATAATGGTAATAAAGCTATGGACAATAGATATTTTAAGATTTTAAAAGGCGAGAGTGTTAAGGTTTTTGATACATATAATAATGGAGCAATATCTTTAAGATATAATGATACGGGACATATGTCATTAGAAAGTGAATTAAAAGAATATTAG
- the pnuC gene encoding nicotinamide riboside transporter PnuC, with amino-acid sequence MNLLKSTISGWSKKEILWLCFCLTFTTLAGLATQSNALILIFSLLNIISLILAAKGKVLTYVFGFISAVMYAFISYKYNVFGQLILAVLFLAPVQIYGWYNWRKPENNTEKQEIRVKKLSIVQFAYLIIAMSLIAAVYGYFVLHLYFGQDIGLFADSIAEVVTIVAFILTVLLYRELWILWLIVDVLTITIWLDGVIDDAITIAIIPVAITKIVALINAIYGYIIWRKFYINKT; translated from the coding sequence ATGAACTTATTAAAAAGCACTATCAGCGGTTGGAGCAAAAAAGAAATCTTATGGTTATGTTTTTGCCTCACCTTTACTACACTTGCTGGATTAGCGACTCAAAGCAATGCTCTAATTTTGATATTTTCTTTACTCAATATTATAAGCTTAATTCTTGCAGCAAAAGGTAAAGTATTAACTTATGTCTTTGGCTTTATAAGTGCTGTAATGTACGCGTTTATATCGTACAAATACAATGTATTTGGCCAACTAATTTTAGCGGTATTATTTTTAGCACCTGTACAAATATATGGTTGGTACAACTGGAGAAAACCAGAGAACAATACTGAAAAACAAGAGATAAGAGTCAAAAAATTGTCTATAGTCCAATTTGCCTACCTGATAATTGCAATGTCATTAATAGCAGCAGTTTATGGATACTTTGTTTTACATCTATACTTTGGTCAAGATATAGGGCTATTTGCTGACTCAATAGCTGAAGTAGTAACTATTGTTGCATTTATACTAACTGTACTGCTATATCGTGAGCTATGGATTTTGTGGCTGATTGTAGATGTTCTAACTATCACTATATGGTTAGATGGCGTAATAGATGATGCTATCACTATAGCTATAATTCCTGTAGCTATTACTAAAATTGTTGCCTTGATAAACGCTATTTATGGTTACATCATATGGAGGAAGTTTTATATTAATAAAACATAA